From Pseudoalteromonas sp. DL-6, one genomic window encodes:
- the neuB gene encoding N-acetylneuraminate synthase, with the protein MTLIIAEAGVNHNGSDDLAFSLVDAAHQAGANIVKFQTFKAKNLVTEDAQQAEYQVTNSGQKESQYSMLKRLELSYETHHKLVKYCNELGIEFLSTAFDSESLSFLVDDLGITRLKLPSGEITNAPLVLEHARTGCDLIVSTGMATLSEIEQVLSVIAFGYINPEGNATEEALQTAYFSEQGKQLLKDKVTLLHCTTEYPAPFNDINLNAMDTMKDAFKLEVGYSDHSAGIVVPIAAVAKGAVLIEKHFTVDKGLPGPDHKASLDPIELKEMVDGIRIVEKILGDGIKGPRPSEVKNKAVARKSLVAAQAIKQGEMFTADNLAVKRPGGGIAPINFWTLLDTPATKDYSVGQLLDEK; encoded by the coding sequence ATGACATTAATTATAGCTGAAGCTGGTGTTAACCATAATGGTAGTGACGACTTAGCGTTTTCTCTTGTTGATGCTGCGCATCAAGCAGGAGCCAATATAGTTAAATTCCAAACATTTAAAGCTAAAAATTTAGTTACTGAAGATGCGCAACAAGCAGAGTATCAAGTCACTAATAGTGGTCAAAAAGAGTCTCAGTATTCAATGCTAAAGCGATTAGAGTTGAGCTACGAAACGCACCATAAGTTAGTGAAATATTGTAATGAGTTAGGTATTGAATTTTTATCTACCGCATTTGACTCAGAAAGCCTTTCATTTTTAGTTGATGATTTAGGAATAACGCGCCTAAAACTACCATCGGGTGAAATTACTAACGCGCCATTAGTACTAGAACACGCAAGAACAGGTTGTGATCTAATCGTATCAACAGGTATGGCGACGCTTTCTGAAATAGAGCAGGTATTATCAGTAATTGCTTTTGGTTATATAAACCCAGAAGGCAATGCAACAGAAGAAGCATTACAAACAGCGTATTTTTCAGAGCAAGGCAAGCAATTATTAAAAGACAAAGTAACACTTTTACATTGCACAACCGAATACCCAGCGCCATTTAATGATATAAATTTAAATGCCATGGACACCATGAAAGACGCGTTTAAGCTCGAAGTGGGTTACTCCGATCATAGTGCCGGAATAGTCGTGCCTATTGCTGCAGTAGCTAAAGGTGCTGTGTTAATTGAAAAACATTTTACTGTTGATAAAGGATTGCCAGGGCCAGATCACAAAGCGTCTCTTGATCCAATAGAATTAAAAGAAATGGTTGATGGCATTCGTATTGTAGAAAAAATATTAGGTGATGGCATTAAAGGGCCTAGACCTTCAGAAGTTAAAAATAAAGCCGTGGCTCGTAAAAGTTTAGTTGCAGCACAAGCAATTAAACAAGGAGAGATGTTCACTGCAGATAATTTAGCGGTAAAACGCCCTGGAGGCGGTATTGCCCCCATTAACTTTTGGACATTATTAGATACTCCTGCTACTAAAGATTACTCAGTTGGCCAATTGCTCGATGAAAAATAA
- a CDS encoding LegC family aminotransferase: MTKQLVSFVKDLYQTNEFIPLHAPTFSGNEQQYVSETISSTFVSSVGKFVDNFETHIENYTGTAKAVATVNGTAALHAALYMAGVKNNDIVITQALTFVATCNALHHMGAEPAFVDVSPVSLGLCPKALSAFLEQHAVLTESGPIHKKTKQRFQAVVPMHTFGHPVELDELISVCNEWQIALVEDAAESLGSFYKGKHTGTLGDFGAISFNGNKIITTGGGGMVLCKTLTTGQHTKHITTTAKVPHPYEFFHDEAGFNYRMPNLNAALGCAQMESLAAFIDNKRHLASLYLDFFKGSDFQFVTEPSYAKSNYWLNAIICPNPSEREKLLKQTNADGVMTRPIWQLMHRLPMFKKAMRGDLSHSEFIEAHLVNIPSSPVKSLGKL; the protein is encoded by the coding sequence ATGACTAAACAGCTTGTTTCATTTGTAAAAGATCTCTACCAAACTAACGAGTTTATTCCTCTGCATGCACCTACTTTTTCAGGGAATGAACAACAATATGTATCCGAAACTATAAGCAGCACATTTGTTTCCAGTGTTGGTAAGTTTGTAGATAACTTCGAAACGCACATAGAAAATTACACCGGCACTGCAAAAGCAGTAGCGACTGTAAATGGTACCGCAGCATTGCATGCAGCACTGTATATGGCTGGAGTAAAAAATAATGATATCGTTATTACTCAGGCACTTACTTTTGTAGCAACCTGTAATGCTTTACATCACATGGGGGCTGAACCTGCGTTTGTCGATGTATCACCCGTTAGCTTGGGTTTATGCCCTAAAGCATTGTCTGCATTTTTAGAGCAACATGCGGTATTAACCGAATCGGGACCGATACATAAAAAAACAAAACAGCGCTTTCAGGCAGTAGTGCCAATGCATACATTTGGGCATCCTGTTGAGCTTGATGAACTAATCAGTGTGTGCAATGAGTGGCAGATTGCTTTAGTCGAAGATGCAGCAGAAAGCCTTGGCTCATTTTATAAAGGTAAGCATACAGGTACGTTAGGTGATTTTGGCGCAATTAGCTTTAATGGTAATAAAATTATTACCACCGGTGGTGGCGGCATGGTTTTATGCAAAACCTTAACCACGGGACAGCATACAAAGCATATAACCACTACAGCTAAGGTTCCTCATCCGTATGAGTTCTTTCATGATGAAGCGGGCTTTAATTATCGTATGCCTAATCTAAATGCAGCACTTGGTTGTGCGCAAATGGAAAGCCTTGCCGCATTTATCGACAATAAACGTCATCTCGCCAGCCTATATTTAGACTTTTTTAAAGGCTCTGACTTTCAATTTGTAACTGAGCCTAGTTATGCAAAATCAAACTATTGGTTAAATGCAATTATTTGCCCAAACCCCAGTGAGCGTGAAAAGCTACTAAAGCAGACTAATGCTGATGGTGTAATGACTCGACCAATATGGCAATTAATGCATCGACTACCTATGTTCAAAAAGGCAATGCGAGGCGATTTAAGCCATTCAGAGTTTATTGAAGCTCACTTAGTTAACATACCAAGCTCTCCAGTTAAAAGTTTAGGCAAGTTATAA
- a CDS encoding UDP-N-acetylglucosamine 4,6-dehydratase translates to MNKMLSLIGRKKALFTHDISKHEKELGNIVSSSRFLVLGGAGSIGQAVTKEIFKRNPAKLHVVDISENNMVELVRDVRSSFGYIEGDFQTFALDIGSVEYDAFIKSDGQYDYVLNLSALKHVRSEKDPFTLMRMIDVNVFNTDKTIQQSIDCGAKKYFCVSTDKAANPVNMMGASKRIMEMFLMRKSEEIAISTARFANVAFSDGSLLHGFNQRIQKQQPIVAPSDIKRYFVTPQESGELCLMSCIFGENRDIFFPKLSEALHLISFADIAVKYLQERGFEPVLCKTEDEARELVKTLPAQGKWPCLFTESDTTGEKDFEEFFTDNEILDMERFVNLGIIKNDAIFEQALLSEFEERITQMKADKTWTKDEIVSLFFKMLPDFGHKETGKYLDGKM, encoded by the coding sequence ATGAACAAAATGTTGTCACTTATTGGCCGTAAAAAAGCATTGTTTACCCACGATATAAGTAAACATGAAAAAGAGCTTGGTAATATTGTTTCAAGTTCTCGCTTTCTAGTTTTAGGTGGCGCTGGTTCTATTGGTCAAGCCGTTACAAAAGAAATATTTAAGCGTAATCCTGCGAAGCTTCATGTTGTCGATATTAGCGAAAATAACATGGTTGAGTTAGTTCGTGATGTTCGTAGTTCGTTTGGTTATATAGAAGGTGACTTTCAAACTTTCGCACTTGATATTGGCTCAGTTGAGTATGATGCATTTATAAAATCAGATGGGCAATATGACTATGTATTGAACTTATCTGCGCTTAAACATGTTCGCAGTGAAAAAGATCCATTTACATTAATGCGTATGATTGACGTAAATGTATTTAACACAGATAAAACGATTCAGCAATCGATTGATTGTGGTGCAAAAAAGTACTTTTGTGTATCTACAGATAAAGCAGCTAATCCAGTTAATATGATGGGCGCGTCAAAACGTATTATGGAAATGTTTTTAATGCGTAAAAGTGAAGAGATCGCTATTTCTACTGCTCGATTTGCCAACGTTGCTTTTTCAGATGGTTCATTATTACATGGCTTTAACCAGCGTATACAAAAACAACAACCAATTGTCGCGCCTAGTGATATAAAACGCTATTTTGTTACCCCTCAGGAGTCTGGCGAATTATGTTTAATGTCGTGTATTTTCGGTGAAAATAGAGATATTTTCTTTCCAAAATTAAGCGAAGCATTGCATTTAATCTCTTTCGCTGACATTGCTGTTAAATACCTTCAAGAACGTGGTTTTGAGCCTGTTTTATGTAAAACGGAAGACGAAGCTCGAGAGCTTGTAAAAACTCTACCAGCACAAGGTAAATGGCCTTGTTTATTTACTGAAAGCGACACCACAGGTGAGAAAGACTTTGAAGAGTTTTTTACTGATAATGAAATATTAGACATGGAACGTTTTGTAAATTTAGGCATTATTAAAAATGATGCCATTTTCGAACAGGCGTTATTATCTGAGTTTGAAGAGAGAATCACTCAAATGAAAGCAGATAAAACTTGGACAAAAGACGAAATTGTCTCACTTTTCTTTAAAATGCTTCCTGATTTTGGGCATAAAGAAACGGGCAAATACCTTGATGGTAAAATGTAA
- a CDS encoding acylneuraminate cytidylyltransferase family protein produces the protein MSNEKTILAIIPARGGSKRLPGKNILPLAGKPMINWSIEAAKNVPSIARVVVSTDCETIANTAKAAGGEVPFLRPASLSSDTSSSVDVVRHTLEYFKGIGENFDYVLLLQPTSPLRTAAHIQGAIDLLATKKADSVISVCECEHSPLWTNTLDDSLSLENFIPKNVNNMRSQDLPQYYRLNGAIYLTKVEQLLHEGVLMSGSSVAFKMDSHSSIDIDTKLDFMLAEAILRDKTYE, from the coding sequence ATGAGCAATGAAAAAACTATTCTAGCAATTATACCTGCTAGGGGAGGAAGCAAACGCCTTCCAGGTAAAAATATCTTACCATTAGCAGGTAAGCCAATGATTAACTGGTCAATCGAAGCGGCAAAAAATGTACCTTCAATAGCGCGAGTAGTGGTAAGTACAGATTGCGAAACCATTGCCAATACGGCAAAGGCCGCTGGCGGAGAAGTCCCTTTTTTAAGACCTGCTAGCCTATCATCAGATACAAGTAGTAGTGTCGATGTAGTACGCCATACGCTCGAGTATTTTAAAGGTATAGGTGAAAATTTTGATTACGTGTTGCTACTGCAACCAACATCACCATTACGTACAGCAGCTCATATACAAGGTGCGATTGATTTACTAGCCACTAAAAAAGCTGATTCAGTGATATCTGTTTGTGAATGTGAGCACTCTCCATTGTGGACTAACACATTGGATGATTCATTATCTTTAGAAAATTTTATTCCTAAAAATGTAAATAATATGCGTAGCCAAGACTTACCACAATACTACAGATTAAATGGTGCAATTTATTTAACTAAAGTTGAGCAGTTGCTGCACGAGGGTGTTTTGATGTCAGGAAGTAGTGTTGCCTTTAAAATGGATAGCCATAGCTCTATAGATATCGACACCAAACTAGACTTTATGCTTGCTGAAGCAATACTACGAGATAAAACATATGAATAA
- a CDS encoding nucleotidyltransferase family protein: MTTNFENLLISPDVKIRDALKVIDKQAMHAALVVLECNKLIGLVTDGDIRRGLINGIGLDDAVTEIMNTSPTSATSSMSNEALKVMMQKKKILLLPILDDNGRLVNVKTLHETLEIEKCDNPVFLMAGGFGTRLRPLTDNCPKPMLKVGGKPMLETLINHFKSHGFYKFYISTHYLPEVIMNYFGDGSQHDIEITYVYEDTPLGTGGALSLLPKTLPKLPLIMINGDILTNVDFRKVLDFHNANQADATMCVRDYEIKVPFGVIEGKGNEISNIVEKPTYRYFVNAGIYVISNKVIESLSSNEYLDMPTLFENLKASDEKTLKFPIHEYWLDVGRHDDFNRAQIDIHDLGVL, encoded by the coding sequence ATGACAACAAATTTTGAAAATCTTTTGATTTCTCCAGATGTCAAAATACGAGACGCGCTAAAAGTAATAGACAAACAAGCCATGCACGCTGCTTTAGTTGTTCTAGAGTGCAATAAGTTAATTGGTTTAGTAACCGATGGTGATATTCGACGAGGCTTAATTAACGGCATTGGCCTAGATGATGCTGTGACCGAAATAATGAACACGTCACCAACAAGTGCAACTTCTTCAATGTCTAATGAGGCCCTGAAGGTAATGATGCAAAAAAAGAAAATTTTGCTTCTACCTATTCTCGATGATAACGGCCGACTTGTTAATGTAAAAACATTACATGAAACACTGGAAATTGAAAAATGTGACAACCCCGTTTTTTTAATGGCTGGAGGCTTCGGCACTCGATTACGCCCTCTAACAGATAACTGCCCTAAGCCCATGCTTAAAGTGGGTGGCAAGCCAATGTTAGAAACATTAATTAATCATTTTAAAAGCCATGGTTTTTATAAGTTTTATATTTCAACGCATTATTTACCAGAAGTAATCATGAATTACTTTGGTGACGGTAGCCAACACGATATAGAAATTACATACGTTTATGAAGATACTCCTTTAGGCACAGGTGGCGCGCTTTCGTTATTACCAAAAACCCTGCCTAAGCTACCTCTTATTATGATTAATGGCGATATTCTTACAAACGTGGATTTTAGAAAAGTACTCGATTTTCATAATGCTAACCAAGCAGATGCGACCATGTGTGTGCGCGACTATGAAATTAAAGTGCCTTTTGGTGTCATTGAAGGTAAAGGCAATGAAATTTCAAATATTGTCGAAAAACCAACTTATCGCTACTTTGTAAACGCTGGTATATATGTCATTTCAAATAAAGTAATTGAGTCTTTATCAAGCAATGAGTATTTAGACATGCCAACATTATTTGAAAACTTAAAAGCGAGTGATGAGAAAACATTAAAATTTCCGATCCATGAATATTGGCTAGATGTTGGCCGTCATGATGACTTTAATCGTGCACAAATAGATATTCATGACCTTGGGGTGCTTTAA
- a CDS encoding oligosaccharide flippase family protein — MLSKLIIYGVFQGLIVVVSLLTMIYVTKHVSPSEYAIYGVFLSIAALFQPLASFSCERLVQVKKHSLSNDKYQVFIGELIALTAISSFIIAFLCFIYFSLFSTQATTLLIGIFVAFRSLKSFKLFEYNIENRTIKYGLVGLSVKVLAFIFIYVFFEVYSANANYLILSIFIAEVSISLLINNNRVIPFRTINKAQFKPFLKFGLPLVIATIPAWIAHDSGRVILDRFSSAEAGILTFGLQLAGVYMLFNSALGNAVVKDVYLAYESRSLGKVILKITSLQVLVSILFMTVFHYSGDLFLDEKFISVNECFYYLVLGFLIQSFSLVPVYLASYDGKTKFVLKANAFAALAFIFYVLLCLEAITAVTIAQGFLFSMLTYSTVLWFQYFNSASTFTSINKS, encoded by the coding sequence ATGCTCTCTAAACTAATTATTTATGGTGTTTTCCAAGGCTTGATAGTCGTTGTTAGTTTACTGACAATGATATATGTAACTAAACACGTAAGCCCAAGTGAATATGCTATCTACGGTGTTTTTTTATCTATTGCAGCCTTGTTCCAACCCTTGGCATCATTTTCATGCGAGAGGCTTGTCCAAGTAAAAAAACACAGCTTGAGTAATGATAAATATCAAGTTTTTATCGGAGAGCTAATAGCGTTAACTGCTATTAGCAGCTTTATAATAGCTTTTTTATGTTTTATTTATTTTAGTTTATTTTCAACGCAAGCAACGACACTTTTAATAGGTATTTTTGTTGCCTTTAGATCTTTAAAATCTTTTAAATTATTTGAATACAATATCGAAAATAGAACCATAAAATATGGTTTGGTTGGCTTATCCGTTAAAGTATTGGCTTTTATATTTATCTATGTCTTTTTTGAAGTTTATAGTGCAAATGCAAATTATTTAATTTTATCCATTTTTATTGCAGAAGTGTCGATTTCCCTACTGATAAACAATAACAGAGTTATACCTTTTCGCACTATCAATAAAGCTCAGTTCAAACCATTTTTAAAGTTTGGTCTTCCATTAGTAATTGCAACTATACCTGCTTGGATTGCTCATGACTCAGGTCGTGTTATCTTAGATCGATTTTCTTCTGCAGAAGCAGGAATTCTTACATTCGGTTTGCAGCTTGCTGGAGTATACATGCTTTTCAATAGTGCACTTGGTAATGCGGTGGTAAAAGATGTATATCTGGCATATGAGTCGCGCTCATTAGGTAAAGTGATATTGAAAATAACCTCACTTCAAGTTCTGGTTTCTATTTTATTTATGACTGTTTTTCACTACAGCGGTGATTTATTTTTAGATGAGAAGTTTATCTCAGTAAATGAGTGTTTTTATTATCTAGTTTTAGGTTTTTTGATACAGTCATTTTCTTTAGTTCCTGTTTATTTAGCTAGCTATGATGGTAAAACTAAGTTTGTCTTGAAAGCTAATGCTTTTGCAGCTCTAGCTTTTATCTTTTATGTATTATTATGCTTAGAGGCCATCACCGCAGTTACTATTGCTCAAGGTTTCCTATTTTCAATGCTAACCTACTCAACCGTATTGTGGTTCCAATACTTTAATTCAGCCTCAACTTTTACTTCAATCAATAAAAGTTGA
- a CDS encoding Gfo/Idh/MocA family oxidoreductase — protein MIWLVGSGPMSVDYAKILEAQNRDYLVIGRGKASAEEFTNKTSKEVVLGGLEAFLKTTTERPEAAIVSVGVAQLYSTTLKLIENGVKRILVEKPGGTTLAELNTLQQQSIEYGCDVFIAYNRRFFASVIALREKLKAEGGVTSFNFELTEWAHVIEKLDKPKDVLSKWFLANSTHVADLAFYLGGQPKEMASFVTGGLNWHPTSSIFSGAGVSESGALFNYTANWESAGRWWVEVLTKENRYILKPMESLLVQKRGTIPQFSVEIDDSLDKEFKPGLYKQLVMFLNGEVANLCTLEEQCQMYSFYKKMANYTE, from the coding sequence ATGATTTGGTTAGTTGGATCCGGCCCAATGTCGGTTGATTATGCAAAAATATTAGAAGCTCAAAATCGCGATTATCTCGTTATTGGCCGCGGTAAGGCTTCAGCAGAAGAGTTTACCAATAAAACGAGTAAAGAGGTTGTTCTAGGTGGCCTAGAAGCCTTTTTAAAAACAACAACAGAACGCCCTGAAGCAGCTATTGTTAGTGTAGGTGTAGCCCAACTTTATTCAACTACTTTAAAGCTAATTGAAAATGGGGTTAAGCGCATATTGGTTGAAAAACCAGGCGGAACCACATTAGCAGAACTTAACACCTTGCAACAGCAAAGTATTGAATACGGATGCGATGTTTTTATTGCGTATAATAGACGCTTTTTTGCTTCTGTTATCGCGCTAAGAGAAAAGCTAAAAGCTGAAGGTGGTGTAACATCCTTTAACTTTGAGCTAACAGAGTGGGCGCATGTTATAGAAAAACTCGATAAGCCAAAAGATGTTCTTAGTAAATGGTTTTTAGCTAATTCGACTCATGTAGCTGATCTTGCATTTTATTTAGGCGGTCAACCTAAGGAAATGGCTAGCTTTGTTACAGGCGGATTAAATTGGCACCCTACATCTTCAATCTTTTCTGGAGCTGGTGTTAGTGAATCTGGCGCGTTATTTAATTATACAGCCAACTGGGAGTCCGCCGGACGTTGGTGGGTTGAAGTATTAACTAAAGAAAATAGATACATATTAAAGCCAATGGAATCGTTATTAGTACAAAAAAGAGGCACCATTCCTCAGTTTAGTGTCGAAATAGATGATTCGTTAGATAAGGAGTTTAAACCAGGACTATACAAGCAATTAGTGATGTTCTTAAATGGAGAAGTAGCAAACCTTTGCACGTTAGAAGAGCAGTGCCAAATGTACTCTTTCTACAAAAAAATGGCTAATTATACAGAATGA
- a CDS encoding NeuD/PglB/VioB family sugar acetyltransferase: MKNKPLVMIGGGGHAAALLEILLLQGRDVIAVVAPEITAGKELFKGIKHFKNDNAILDFSPNEVELVNGIGAMPYSGLRTKIHLEFKSKFYQFATVIANSAHVSTNAAIAQGAQVLTNATICIGSKIGFGTIINTSASIDHDCEIAAFCHIAPGVVMSGQVHVKESVHIGTGAKVINSIQIGKNTIIGVGANVLKTLPDSAIVYGARPYIKLEGKV, translated from the coding sequence ATGAAAAATAAGCCGCTTGTAATGATTGGCGGTGGTGGACATGCCGCCGCTTTGCTAGAAATACTATTACTACAAGGAAGAGATGTTATTGCTGTTGTCGCACCCGAAATAACAGCAGGCAAGGAACTATTTAAAGGCATTAAACACTTTAAAAATGATAACGCTATTTTAGATTTTTCTCCTAATGAGGTTGAGCTTGTAAACGGCATTGGGGCAATGCCTTATTCAGGCTTAAGAACCAAGATCCATTTAGAGTTTAAAAGCAAGTTTTATCAATTTGCTACAGTGATTGCAAACTCTGCTCATGTTTCTACAAATGCAGCCATTGCGCAGGGAGCACAAGTTTTAACAAATGCCACAATATGCATAGGAAGCAAAATTGGTTTTGGTACCATAATTAATACTTCTGCTAGCATAGATCATGACTGTGAAATAGCTGCATTTTGTCATATAGCACCCGGTGTAGTAATGAGCGGCCAAGTACATGTTAAAGAATCAGTGCATATTGGCACCGGTGCAAAAGTTATTAATAGTATTCAAATAGGTAAAAACACCATAATTGGTGTTGGCGCTAATGTTTTAAAAACACTCCCAGACTCCGCTATCGTCTATGGAGCCAGACCATACATAAAGCTGGAAGGTAAGGTATGA
- a CDS encoding Gfo/Idh/MocA family oxidoreductase — translation MNKILIIGAGQLGSRHLQGALQSALPLNIRVVDPSQDSLNIAQQRAEQVSKENEQSTVQYAQNLPKNETFDICIIATSAPVRAKVTYNLLAENKVHCIIFEKVLFQAINEYTEIEALLKKHNVTAWVNCPRRLYPSYQQIKALVNPNEVLSMKVSGSGWGMACNSIHFIDLFSYLCNEANLQTTENNLDLELLESKRAGFYELTGKARFMIGEHALELECTTADEVAIQVSLVSDSKTIKIDEVAGSINVVDSSSEQQLKHQVKYQSELTGLNIDAIINTNTSLLTPFKESCLLHTPMIELYLEHINKVLNKNLLACPIT, via the coding sequence ATGAATAAAATACTTATTATAGGTGCTGGTCAACTAGGAAGCAGACACCTACAGGGCGCTTTGCAAAGTGCTTTACCATTAAATATTAGGGTTGTAGACCCGTCACAGGATTCTTTAAATATTGCACAGCAAAGAGCTGAACAAGTCTCTAAAGAAAACGAGCAAAGTACTGTGCAATATGCACAAAACTTACCTAAAAACGAGACTTTTGATATATGTATTATTGCAACCTCTGCACCTGTAAGAGCAAAGGTTACATACAACTTACTTGCCGAAAACAAAGTACATTGTATTATTTTTGAAAAAGTACTGTTCCAAGCAATTAATGAATATACCGAGATTGAAGCATTGCTTAAAAAGCATAATGTAACTGCTTGGGTTAATTGCCCTCGAAGGCTTTATCCTTCTTATCAGCAAATTAAAGCACTTGTAAACCCCAATGAAGTACTTTCAATGAAGGTGTCTGGTAGTGGTTGGGGAATGGCATGTAATAGTATTCACTTTATCGACTTATTTTCTTATTTATGTAACGAAGCAAACCTGCAAACGACCGAAAATAATCTTGATCTTGAATTACTAGAAAGTAAAAGAGCTGGTTTTTACGAGCTAACAGGTAAAGCAAGGTTTATGATTGGCGAGCATGCATTAGAGCTTGAATGCACAACTGCTGATGAAGTCGCAATACAAGTATCACTGGTGTCTGACTCTAAAACTATAAAAATCGACGAAGTTGCAGGCAGTATTAATGTCGTTGATAGTTCATCAGAACAACAACTTAAGCACCAGGTAAAGTATCAAAGTGAGTTAACTGGCTTAAATATTGATGCAATAATAAATACAAATACTTCTTTACTTACTCCTTTTAAAGAGTCGTGTTTACTACACACACCTATGATTGAGCTCTATTTAGAGCATATTAATAAAGTGCTAAATAAAAACTTATTAGCGTGTCCAATAACTTAA
- the neuC gene encoding UDP-N-acetylglucosamine 2-epimerase, translating into MTKKIAVFTGTRAEYGLLYWLIKDIQSDPELTLQLLVSGMHLSSEFGETYKQIEQDGFSIDEKIEILLSSDTAVGTAKSMGLGVLGFADALSRLKPDALVILGDRFEALAAAQTAMILRIPILHLHGGEITEGAYDDAIRHAITKLSYLHGTSTEEYRQRVIQLGEMPGRVKNIGAIGLDHLARSDFMSVNEIGNSLNFNLKQPYFLVTYHPVTLGEEPPEQSFTALLDALDEFKDHQVILTYPNADDGGRRIIPILEDYAKQHPNRVCAIPSLGQKRYLSTIKNAAVVIGNSSSGIIEVPAFNVPTVNIGVRQKGRLAAKSVLNCIATQVAISAAIKSAVTGSYKAPGETIINPYGAGNASAQAIQMLKSLEFEPSKSFYDLK; encoded by the coding sequence ATGACAAAGAAAATAGCTGTATTTACAGGGACTCGTGCAGAGTATGGACTGCTGTACTGGCTTATAAAAGATATTCAAAGTGATCCAGAGCTTACATTACAGCTATTAGTTTCAGGTATGCATTTATCATCTGAGTTTGGTGAAACCTACAAACAAATAGAGCAAGATGGTTTTAGCATAGATGAAAAAATAGAAATTTTACTTTCATCAGATACTGCCGTCGGTACCGCTAAAAGTATGGGGCTTGGTGTGCTTGGTTTTGCTGACGCGCTAAGTAGATTAAAGCCAGATGCGCTGGTCATTTTAGGTGACCGCTTTGAAGCACTTGCGGCCGCTCAAACCGCAATGATATTACGCATACCTATTTTGCATCTGCACGGAGGCGAAATCACCGAAGGGGCGTATGATGACGCTATTCGACATGCTATTACTAAACTTAGCTATTTACACGGAACGTCCACTGAAGAATATCGCCAACGTGTTATCCAGTTAGGTGAGATGCCTGGGCGAGTTAAAAATATAGGTGCAATTGGCCTAGATCACTTAGCACGTAGTGACTTTATGAGTGTTAATGAAATTGGCAACTCATTAAACTTTAATTTAAAGCAGCCTTACTTTCTTGTTACCTATCATCCAGTAACGTTAGGTGAAGAGCCACCAGAGCAAAGCTTTACCGCATTACTCGATGCATTAGATGAGTTTAAAGATCATCAAGTTATTTTAACCTACCCCAATGCAGACGATGGTGGGCGCCGAATAATTCCCATACTTGAAGACTATGCTAAACAGCACCCTAATAGAGTATGTGCAATACCGTCATTGGGACAAAAGCGCTATTTGAGCACGATAAAAAATGCCGCTGTTGTTATTGGTAATTCATCAAGTGGTATCATTGAAGTCCCCGCATTTAACGTGCCTACAGTCAATATAGGCGTACGGCAAAAAGGCCGTTTAGCAGCTAAAAGTGTACTTAACTGTATAGCAACACAAGTCGCTATTTCAGCAGCAATAAAATCGGCTGTTACAGGTAGCTATAAAGCTCCAGGCGAAACAATTATTAATCCATACGGCGCCGGCAATGCAAGTGCTCAAGCAATTCAAATGCTCAAATCTTTAGAGTTTGAGCCGAGCAAATCTTTTTACGATTTAAAGTGA